Proteins encoded within one genomic window of Brachybacterium sp. P6-10-X1:
- the proC gene encoding pyrroline-5-carboxylate reductase, which produces MENTSPQSPDPAAVQSPVQDLTQLRVAVIGAGNMGGPVVRAFLAAGVRPGKLAIVNSTPASSERAAEELGAIAASRAEALEGADVVVLGVKPYQILELAAEIREQLPAGALVISLAAGIALSQIEDALPAGLSVERAMPNTPISVGEGAVGLMRGSSVTDEQHALTRTLFSRAGVAVDITEEQVHAFIAAAGSLPGFVFSILEAMSDEAVRLGLKRDLADSLVQQTVRGAATMLMESGVHAAVAKNGVSSPGGTTVQGLSVLEREGVRPGVAAAMAAAARTSREMTGA; this is translated from the coding sequence ATGGAGAACACCTCGCCCCAGAGCCCCGATCCGGCCGCAGTGCAATCCCCCGTCCAGGACCTCACCCAGCTCCGCGTCGCCGTGATCGGCGCGGGCAACATGGGCGGGCCCGTCGTCCGCGCCTTCCTCGCGGCCGGAGTCCGGCCCGGCAAGCTGGCGATCGTGAACTCCACGCCGGCCAGCAGCGAACGGGCCGCTGAGGAGCTCGGTGCGATCGCTGCCTCCCGCGCCGAGGCGCTCGAGGGCGCCGACGTGGTCGTCCTCGGCGTGAAGCCGTATCAGATCCTCGAGCTGGCCGCCGAGATCCGCGAGCAGCTCCCGGCCGGCGCCCTCGTGATCTCCCTCGCCGCCGGGATCGCCCTGTCGCAGATCGAAGATGCGCTGCCGGCGGGACTGAGCGTCGAGCGTGCCATGCCCAACACTCCGATCTCGGTCGGCGAAGGGGCCGTGGGCCTGATGCGCGGCAGCTCCGTCACCGACGAACAGCACGCGCTCACCCGCACGCTGTTCTCCCGGGCCGGGGTGGCCGTGGACATCACCGAGGAGCAGGTCCACGCCTTCATCGCCGCCGCCGGGTCCCTCCCCGGGTTCGTGTTCTCGATCCTGGAGGCGATGAGCGACGAAGCCGTGCGGCTGGGTCTGAAGCGCGATCTCGCCGACTCGCTCGTGCAGCAGACCGTGCGGGGCGCCGCCACCATGCTGATGGAGAGCGGGGTGCACGCCGCCGTCGCGAAGAACGGGGTCTCCAGCCCCGGCGGCACCACGGTGCAGGGTCTCTCGGTGCTCGAGCGGGAAGGCGTGCGTCCCGGCGTGGCCGCGGCGATGGCCGCCGCGGCGCGGACGTCCCGCGAGATGACCGGAGCCTGA